In Magnetospirillum sp. XM-1, a single window of DNA contains:
- a CDS encoding PAS domain-containing sensor histidine kinase produces MRAAIAAGLAVMGVAGSAAAEEAFALAALRFDPLSLGIGALLVLVPAVAALLLLRWRMAGLAAEAARSAALAERLGESLLAAPDGFYAWLGGEREICSRRLAVLLGLFGGTQSTFTDVLESFAAADAAQLDGAASRLREEGQGFELELRLRDGGRRVRAVGIRAAGADGQGLADLVWMHDVTEGAAFEAELASRLAGLVAERERIEGLLGMLPIPVWVRDDDLSLLHVNRAYARAVDVASPQAAVAGQIELASDGSVREARALAARARAAGESRAESFHLVLGGQRRFTEIIEAPFETSDGGLLTAGYAMDLTRIEELQVELGRHASAHAQVLEHLATAIAIFSTDTRLTFFNTAFTRLWRLEADWLTAQPTYGAVLDSLRERRLLPEVADYRAYKEDELKRFISLIDAAETLLHLPDGRTLRRMIAAHPYGGLIFTYEDVTDTLALERSFNTALAVQRETLDHLHEGVAVFRGDGRLRLFNPAYARIWNLPAPMLEAEPHVNELVEAHRPYFEGGAERTSVWPEMRERLMALFNTRAPQSGRVERLDDSIVDFASVPLPDGAMLLTWLDVTDSARVERALRERNEALAAADLLKSEFIANVSAEVRKPLTTVIGFSEMLAAEYFGKLNKRQHEYAKGITEAGQGLQALISDILDLAAIEAGQMALELDTVDIHPMLSGVLGLVRERVREKKLHLDFDCPLDIGWIVADERRLRQVMFNLLGNALKRTPSGGRVTVRAERRPTELALTISDTGAGLSDEQRQRLFGGFVAGGRREALPAGQGDDDSGIGLALVQRFVDLHGGRVELASLPGEGTVVTVRLPVGAGAA; encoded by the coding sequence ATGCGCGCGGCGATCGCGGCGGGATTGGCGGTGATGGGGGTGGCGGGAAGTGCCGCGGCCGAGGAGGCGTTCGCCCTGGCCGCGCTGCGCTTCGACCCCCTGTCGCTGGGCATCGGCGCCCTGCTGGTCCTGGTGCCCGCCGTGGCGGCGCTGCTCTTGCTGCGCTGGCGCATGGCGGGGCTTGCCGCCGAGGCGGCGCGCTCCGCCGCCCTGGCCGAGCGCCTGGGCGAAAGCCTGCTGGCGGCGCCCGACGGCTTCTATGCCTGGCTGGGGGGCGAGCGCGAGATCTGCTCGCGCCGGCTGGCCGTGCTGCTGGGCCTGTTCGGCGGCACCCAATCCACCTTCACCGACGTGCTGGAATCCTTCGCCGCCGCCGATGCCGCCCAGTTGGACGGTGCTGCGTCGCGCCTGCGCGAGGAGGGCCAGGGCTTCGAGCTGGAACTGCGCCTGCGCGACGGCGGCCGCCGTGTCCGGGCGGTGGGCATCCGCGCCGCCGGGGCCGACGGCCAGGGGCTGGCCGATCTGGTCTGGATGCACGACGTCACCGAAGGGGCCGCCTTCGAGGCGGAACTGGCGTCCCGTCTGGCCGGGCTGGTGGCCGAGCGCGAACGGATCGAGGGCCTGCTGGGCATGCTGCCCATTCCCGTCTGGGTGCGCGACGACGATCTGTCGCTGCTGCACGTCAACCGGGCCTATGCCAGGGCGGTGGACGTGGCCTCGCCCCAGGCGGCGGTGGCGGGCCAGATCGAGCTGGCCTCGGACGGTTCGGTGCGCGAGGCCCGGGCCCTGGCCGCCCGGGCGCGGGCGGCGGGCGAGTCCCGCGCCGAATCCTTCCATCTGGTGCTGGGCGGCCAACGCCGCTTCACCGAGATTATCGAGGCGCCGTTCGAGACCAGCGACGGCGGGCTGCTGACCGCCGGCTACGCCATGGACCTCACCCGCATCGAGGAATTGCAGGTGGAACTGGGCCGCCACGCCAGCGCCCACGCCCAGGTGCTGGAGCACCTGGCCACCGCCATCGCCATCTTCTCCACCGACACAAGGCTCACCTTCTTCAACACCGCCTTCACCCGGCTGTGGCGGCTGGAGGCGGACTGGCTGACGGCCCAGCCCACCTACGGCGCCGTGCTGGATTCCTTGCGCGAACGCCGCCTGCTGCCCGAGGTGGCCGATTACCGCGCCTACAAGGAAGACGAGCTGAAGCGGTTCATCTCGCTGATCGACGCCGCCGAGACCCTGCTGCACCTGCCCGACGGCCGCACCTTGCGCCGGATGATCGCCGCCCATCCCTATGGCGGCCTGATCTTCACCTACGAGGACGTCACCGACACCTTGGCGCTGGAGCGCTCGTTCAACACCGCGCTGGCGGTGCAGCGCGAAACCCTCGACCACCTGCACGAGGGCGTGGCGGTGTTTCGGGGCGACGGGCGCCTGCGCCTGTTCAATCCCGCCTACGCCCGCATCTGGAACCTGCCGGCTCCCATGCTGGAGGCCGAGCCCCACGTCAACGAGCTGGTCGAAGCCCACCGTCCCTATTTCGAGGGCGGCGCCGAGCGCACCTCGGTCTGGCCGGAAATGCGCGAGCGCCTGATGGCCCTGTTCAACACCCGGGCGCCCCAGAGCGGCCGGGTCGAGCGCCTGGACGATTCCATCGTCGATTTCGCCTCGGTGCCGCTGCCCGACGGGGCCATGCTGCTGACCTGGCTGGACGTCACCGATTCAGCCCGGGTGGAGCGCGCGCTGCGTGAACGTAACGAGGCGCTGGCCGCCGCCGACCTGTTGAAGAGCGAATTCATCGCCAACGTCTCGGCCGAGGTCCGAAAGCCGCTGACCACGGTGATCGGCTTCTCCGAGATGCTGGCCGCCGAGTATTTCGGCAAGCTCAACAAGCGCCAGCACGAATACGCCAAGGGCATCACCGAGGCGGGCCAGGGGCTGCAGGCGCTGATCTCCGACATCCTCGACCTTGCCGCCATCGAGGCCGGCCAGATGGCGCTGGAGCTCGACACCGTCGACATCCACCCCATGCTGTCCGGGGTGCTGGGGCTGGTGCGCGAACGGGTGCGGGAAAAGAAGCTGCACCTGGATTTCGACTGCCCGCTGGACATCGGCTGGATCGTCGCCGACGAGCGCCGGCTGCGTCAGGTGATGTTCAACCTGCTGGGCAACGCGTTGAAGCGCACGCCTTCGGGCGGAAGGGTGACGGTGCGGGCCGAGCGCAGGCCGACCGAGCTGGCGCTGACCATCAGCGATACCGGCGCCGGCCTTTCCGACGAGCAGCGGCAACGCCTGTTTGGCGGCTTCGTGGCGGGTGGCCGCCGCGAGGCGCTGCCGGCCGGCCAGGGCGACGACGATTCGGGCATCGGCCTTGCCCTGGTGCAGCGCTTCGTCGATCTGCATGGCGGCAGGGTGGAATTGGCTTCTCTTCCCGGCGAGGGTACGGTGGTGACCGTGCGCCTGCCGGTAGGCGCTGGGGCGGCATGA
- a CDS encoding LysR family transcriptional regulator, translated as MDWDKLRVFHAVAEAGSFTHAGEVLNLSQSAVSRQISALEESLNLPLFHRHARGLILTEQGELLYKTARDVFSKLAMTEALLTESRERAQGPLKITTTVAFGSLWLTPRIKDFLDAYPDISVTMVLFDGELDLAMREADVAIRMMPPRQPDLIQRHLLSMNYAVFAAPSYIEKYGMPKSADDLDNHRIIVYGDDTRVSAPVSNVNWLLEAGASPDRPRKPVLEVNNIYGIYRAVKSGLGIAAMPDYLRGEAESLVPILPELKGPKVEAYFVYPEELRHSKRITVFRDFLLGKIAESA; from the coding sequence ATGGACTGGGACAAACTGAGGGTTTTTCACGCCGTGGCCGAGGCCGGCAGCTTCACCCATGCGGGCGAAGTGCTGAACCTTAGCCAGTCGGCCGTCAGCCGCCAGATCAGCGCGCTGGAGGAAAGCCTCAACCTCCCCCTCTTCCATCGCCATGCCCGCGGCCTGATCCTGACGGAGCAGGGCGAGCTTCTCTACAAGACCGCCCGCGACGTGTTCTCCAAGCTGGCCATGACCGAGGCGCTGCTCACCGAAAGCCGCGAGCGCGCCCAGGGACCGCTGAAGATCACCACCACCGTGGCCTTCGGCTCTTTGTGGCTGACGCCCCGCATCAAGGACTTCCTGGACGCCTATCCCGACATCTCGGTGACCATGGTGCTGTTCGACGGCGAGCTGGACCTAGCCATGCGCGAGGCCGACGTGGCCATCCGCATGATGCCGCCGCGCCAGCCCGACCTGATCCAGCGTCACCTCTTGTCCATGAACTACGCGGTGTTCGCCGCGCCGTCGTACATCGAAAAGTACGGCATGCCGAAATCCGCCGACGATCTCGACAACCACCGCATCATCGTCTACGGCGACGACACGCGGGTCTCGGCCCCGGTCTCCAACGTCAACTGGCTGCTGGAAGCGGGCGCCTCGCCCGACCGCCCGCGCAAGCCGGTGCTGGAGGTCAACAACATCTACGGCATCTACCGGGCCGTCAAAAGCGGGCTGGGCATCGCCGCCATGCCGGATTACCTGCGCGGCGAGGCGGAAAGCCTGGTTCCCATCCTGCCCGAGCTGAAGGGGCCGAAGGTCGAGGCCTACTTCGTCTATCCCGAGGAATTGCGCCATTCCAAGCGCATCACGGTGTTCCGCGACTTCCTCCTGGGCAAGATCGCCGAATCCGCCTGA
- a CDS encoding DNA polymerase IV: MGTYGDQAPTVCRDCGALGNGEAACPVCGSARLVRHAELPDLCIAHIDCDAFYASVEKRDNPSLMDKPVIVGHPGGRGVVTTACYVARKFGPRSAMPMFKALELCPHAVVIPPDIAKYKRVSADIRALFEKATPLVEPLSLDEAYLDLSPGVRLVERPAAVLLARLARAIRREVGITVSVGLSYNKFLAKMASDLNKPDGFSVIGRAEAAAFLAPRPVTALFGIGQATAARMAEQGITTIAQLQSLAEAEFVARWGKFGRRLAGMVHGIDTRPVNPDRPTKSVSTETTFARDIRDARMLAEALAPLAEGVARRLDRAHLAGRTVVLKLKTADFKVVTRHHRLADPTTRADVILRAGLALLERQADGRAFRLLGIGMADLCPAEEADPPGLFG, from the coding sequence ATGGGAACATATGGTGATCAAGCGCCGACGGTGTGCCGGGATTGCGGAGCCTTGGGAAACGGCGAGGCCGCCTGCCCCGTCTGCGGCTCGGCGCGGCTAGTGCGTCATGCCGAATTGCCGGATCTGTGCATCGCCCATATCGATTGCGACGCGTTTTACGCCTCGGTGGAGAAGCGCGACAACCCGTCCCTGATGGACAAGCCGGTGATCGTCGGCCATCCGGGCGGGCGGGGCGTGGTGACCACCGCCTGCTACGTGGCGCGCAAATTCGGGCCGCGTTCGGCCATGCCCATGTTCAAGGCGCTGGAACTGTGCCCCCACGCCGTGGTCATTCCCCCCGACATCGCCAAATACAAGCGGGTCAGCGCCGATATCCGCGCCCTGTTCGAGAAGGCCACGCCCCTGGTGGAGCCGCTTTCCCTGGACGAGGCCTATCTCGACCTGTCGCCGGGGGTGCGTCTGGTGGAACGCCCGGCCGCCGTGCTGCTGGCCCGGCTGGCCCGCGCCATCCGCCGCGAGGTGGGCATCACCGTCTCGGTGGGCTTGAGCTACAACAAGTTCCTGGCCAAGATGGCGTCCGACCTTAACAAGCCCGACGGCTTCTCGGTAATCGGCCGGGCGGAAGCCGCCGCCTTCCTGGCGCCCCGCCCGGTGACCGCCCTGTTCGGCATCGGCCAGGCCACGGCGGCGCGCATGGCCGAGCAGGGCATCACCACCATCGCCCAGTTGCAGTCGCTGGCCGAGGCGGAGTTCGTGGCGCGCTGGGGCAAGTTCGGCCGAAGGCTGGCTGGCATGGTGCATGGCATCGACACCCGCCCGGTCAATCCCGACCGCCCGACCAAGAGCGTTTCCACCGAGACCACCTTCGCCCGCGACATCCGCGATGCCCGCATGCTGGCCGAGGCGCTGGCCCCCCTGGCCGAGGGGGTGGCGCGGCGCCTGGACCGCGCCCATCTGGCGGGACGGACCGTGGTGCTGAAGCTGAAAACCGCCGATTTCAAGGTGGTCACCCGCCACCACCGCCTGGCCGATCCGACGACGCGGGCCGACGTCATCCTACGGGCAGGACTGGCCCTGCTGGAGCGTCAGGCGGACGGCCGCGCCTTCCGCCTGCTGGGCATCGGCATGGCCGATCTCTGCCCGGCGGAAGAGGCCGACCCGCCCGGTCTGTTCGGATAG
- a CDS encoding alpha/beta hydrolase, which translates to MMSKMGWRGGLVAAAILVTAALPARAETVTEEFSIGSKWPDQQLYIRNKHPANLYDVKPEKTVLFLHGATYPAHSSFDMAVDGQSWMDWMVARGYDVYTLDIRGYGKSGRPPEMKQTPEANAPVVDTAEAVEDVTRAVDFILSRRNAQRLVLVGWSWGATLAGTYANTAQDKVERLVLYAPQWLREVTPPTDAELARVPAWRQVDPREARDIWLKAVPEAKRDGVLPKAVFGDWLKATLASDPEPATPHTVRAPNGVVLDTMRYWASNKPRWNPERLSIPALVIQGEWDAEAPPAMGMKLFNRLTGSPYKRYVMVGEATHAALIEKNRKQLYQAVAEFLESPGPRR; encoded by the coding sequence ATGATGAGCAAGATGGGATGGCGGGGCGGCCTGGTTGCCGCCGCGATTCTGGTGACGGCGGCCTTGCCCGCCCGGGCCGAGACGGTGACCGAGGAGTTCTCCATCGGCAGCAAGTGGCCCGACCAGCAGCTCTACATCCGCAACAAGCATCCCGCCAACCTCTACGACGTCAAGCCGGAGAAGACGGTGCTGTTCCTGCACGGCGCCACCTATCCCGCCCATTCCTCCTTCGACATGGCGGTGGACGGCCAGAGCTGGATGGACTGGATGGTGGCCCGGGGCTACGACGTCTATACCCTGGACATCCGCGGCTACGGCAAGTCGGGCCGCCCGCCTGAGATGAAGCAGACGCCCGAGGCCAACGCCCCCGTGGTGGACACCGCCGAGGCGGTCGAAGACGTCACCCGCGCCGTGGATTTCATTCTGTCCCGGCGCAATGCCCAGCGTCTGGTGCTGGTCGGCTGGTCGTGGGGCGCCACCCTGGCGGGGACCTACGCCAACACCGCCCAGGACAAGGTGGAGCGGCTGGTGCTCTACGCGCCGCAATGGCTGCGCGAGGTGACGCCGCCCACCGACGCCGAACTGGCCCGGGTGCCCGCCTGGCGACAGGTGGACCCCAGGGAGGCCCGCGACATCTGGCTGAAGGCGGTGCCCGAGGCCAAGCGCGACGGCGTGTTGCCCAAGGCCGTCTTCGGCGACTGGCTGAAGGCGACCCTGGCCAGCGACCCCGAACCCGCCACCCCCCACACGGTGCGCGCGCCCAACGGCGTGGTGCTGGACACCATGCGCTATTGGGCGTCCAACAAGCCGCGCTGGAACCCCGAGCGCCTGTCCATTCCCGCCTTGGTGATCCAGGGCGAGTGGGACGCCGAGGCGCCGCCCGCCATGGGCATGAAGCTGTTCAACCGCCTGACCGGTTCGCCCTACAAGCGCTACGTCATGGTGGGCGAGGCCACCCACGCCGCCCTGATCGAAAAGAACCGCAAGCAGCTCTATCAGGCGGTGGCCGAGTTCCTGGAATCGCCCGGACCGCGGCGGTAG